The sequence below is a genomic window from Candidatus Alcyoniella australis.
CGACCCATCACGAGCGCGCGCAGTTCGCCCAAAAGGACGGCGACATGACCACGGCCAAGGCCGAGTACGCCCAGGCGATCGAGAGCTACCGGGTATTCCTCGAGGTCTATCCCGAGAGCGAGAAGACCTACGAGGCGCAGGTCAACTTGGCCGAGTCGCTGTTCTTCTCCGAGCGCTACCCCGAGGCGGCCGAGGAGTATCAGCGACTGCTGCGCTACCCCGCGGGAGAATACTACAAGGAGTCGGCGTTTTCGCTGGTCAAATCCTGGGAACAACAGGTCGAGCTCGAGGGCGGACTACCCTATAAGGACGTCGAGATCGAGCCCGACTCCGAGATCGAGCCCAAGGCTCCGGCCATGGCCGAGCTGACGCCCTCGGCGCAGAGTTGGGTCGACGCGTCTGATAAATACGTCGAGCTGTTCCCGCAAGATTCGGAAAATCCCGAGCGCGTGCCCAACCTGCTGTTCAGCGCGGGGAACGTCTACTTCTCCTTCGGACAGTTCGTCAAGGCGCGCGAGTACTTCGAGATCCTGGTCTACCAGCACGTCGATACGGCCGCGGCGCGCGCCGCCTCGGCCCGCATCCTCGATTCCTACCGTTTCGAGCAGGACTGGGTGAACCTCTCCAAGTGGGCGGGGATCGTCGAGCAACAGGTTCCTCCCGAGTCGCAGGAGGAGCGAGAGGTGCTCAGCGCCATCGGCTCGGGCGCGGCGTTTAAAAACGCCGAGACCCTCAACTCTCAGGGCAAGTACGGCGAGGCGATCGCGGCCTACGTCGCCATCGCCGCGAACGACCCGGGTGCGGACAATGCGCCCAAAGCGTTGCACAACGCGGCGCTGATCTACGAGACCCAAACCAAAGATCTGGCCTCCGCGTCGCAGATGTACGTCCGCGTCGGACGCGAGTTCCCGGCCTGGGAACGCAGTCGCGACGACATGTTCCACGCCGCAGCGCTCAACGAGGACCTGCTCGAGTTCGACCAGGCGTCCTCGATCTACGAGCTGTACTTCGACACCTACCCCGACACGGCCGACGCCGAGAAGGCGCTGTACAACGCCGGGTTGATTCAGGAGAAGTCCAAGAACTACGCCCGGGCGATCGCGATCTACACCAAGTACGTGAGCCGCTTCCCGGACAGCCCGGACTCCAACGAGTTGGCGATCAGCATCGCGCGGCTCAACGAGGAGGCGGGAAACAAATCCGCGGCCCAGGCCGCCTACACGCGCTTCATCGCCAAGCACAAAGAGCCCAACGGGCTGATCGAGGCCTACTACAAGCGGGGCCTCTACGCCCAGGAACGCGGCAAGCGGCGCGATGCCGAGCAGAACTTCAAAAACGCGGTGGACATCTTCCGCCGGATCGAGCCTCAGGCCACGGCTCAGAGCAGGCACATGGCCGCCGAGGCTCGCTTCCGCATGCTTGAGTCCGACTACCAGGGCTATCTCGGGATCAAGCTCGAGCTGCCGGCCCAGCGGATGAAGCGGCTGCTCGAGGACAAGGCCCGACGCTGGGTGGCCCTGCGCGACGCCTATCAAGAGATCGTGGGCTTCGGCGACTTCGAGTACGCCACCGCGGCGATCTATCGCATCGGTGCGATTTGCGTCGAGTTCGCCGATACGCTGTACGGCGCGCCGATCCCCGAAGGACTCAGTCCCGAAGAGGAAGATCAATACGTCGTGATCCTCGAGGACCAGGCCGCTCCGGTCGAGCAGAAGGCGGAGGAGGCGTTCCGGCTCAACGTCGACAAGGGCAAGCAGGCGCGCTTCCGCAACGAGTGGATCGACAAGAGCTACGACATGATGGTGCGCTACGACTTCGGCATCGTTCAGGAGAAGTACGAACAGTTCGGCCTGGTCGATGCTCAGACACCGCTTAGCTACGGCCCGCTGAAAGAGGCCAACTCCAACATACCCACGCCGGTGGAGGAGCCCGAGCCCGCGCCTGCGGCACAGCCCGAGCCCCCGGCCGAGGGAGGCGTCCAGTGAGCCGCCTGCTGCGACTGGCGGCCACGGCGGCCTTGGCAATGCTGCTGACGCTGTCGGTATTCAGCGGCTGCGCCAAGCAGTCGACCGACACGACCACCGGAGAGTTGCCCGATGCGGCAACTCCGGAGACGATGCCCAGTGCCGGAATGACGATCCCCAGCGGCCCGGCCGACCAGCTGATCTCCGCGGGCGTGGCGATGATGGAACGCGGCGATTTCCAGGGGGCCAAGGCGCAGTTCACCGGTGCGGTTCAGGCCAATCCGAACAGCGCCGAGGCGCACTACAACCTGGGTCTGGCCCGCGAGCTCACCGGCGACCTCAGTGGCGCGTTGGCGTCCTATCGCCAGGCCACATCGCTGCTGCCCGATTTCCACGAGGCCCGGATCAACAGCGGCGCGGTCCAGATCCGCAGCGGAGACGCCCGCGCGGCCCTGGGATTCTACCGCAGCCTGACCCAGCGCAATCCAAACGATATCGGCGCCTGGACCAACCTGGGTGTGGCGCAGATGGCCGTGGGCAACTACGGCGAGGCCCAGAGCGCGCTGCGCAAGGCGATTAGCCTGGACTACAAGTTCATCGCCGCCCGGATCAACCTGGGCGTAATGTACTACCGCCAAGATAAAGTCGGACTGGCGCTTGAGGTCTTCGACCGCACCAAGCCGATGGCCCCGCAGGATCCGCTGCTGTTGTACTGGATCGGCATGAGCTGGGCCAAGCTCGACAGTTGGGAGCGCGCGACGCCCAGTCTTGAGCGCGCCGCCAATGGCGCACCGGGGTTCTCCGCGGCCCAAAACAACTACGGCGTGGCCCTGGCCCGGTCCGGCGATTTC
It includes:
- a CDS encoding tetratricopeptide repeat protein translates to MSRLLRLAATAALAMLLTLSVFSGCAKQSTDTTTGELPDAATPETMPSAGMTIPSGPADQLISAGVAMMERGDFQGAKAQFTGAVQANPNSAEAHYNLGLARELTGDLSGALASYRQATSLLPDFHEARINSGAVQIRSGDARAALGFYRSLTQRNPNDIGAWTNLGVAQMAVGNYGEAQSALRKAISLDYKFIAARINLGVMYYRQDKVGLALEVFDRTKPMAPQDPLLLYWIGMSWAKLDSWERATPSLERAANGAPGFSAAQNNYGVALARSGDFNKAKQSFEQALVADPTNAQALINLGAAKRRLGDTAGAEADYKRAQVLDPRNAGIYLNLAILYADDLGKPELAAKNFRNYYSMSSGDPERIERVQQWIKKAEQNASAPPPAEPTPPAEPPAQPETPPEVQ
- a CDS encoding tetratricopeptide repeat protein → AVAMYPDDPKVPDAYSRTMEAFERDRDITNAIRVGGMLPDKIGPGTQWWESNQLRPTAQNRALEVLELGVYGSATTHHERAQFAQKDGDMTTAKAEYAQAIESYRVFLEVYPESEKTYEAQVNLAESLFFSERYPEAAEEYQRLLRYPAGEYYKESAFSLVKSWEQQVELEGGLPYKDVEIEPDSEIEPKAPAMAELTPSAQSWVDASDKYVELFPQDSENPERVPNLLFSAGNVYFSFGQFVKAREYFEILVYQHVDTAAARAASARILDSYRFEQDWVNLSKWAGIVEQQVPPESQEEREVLSAIGSGAAFKNAETLNSQGKYGEAIAAYVAIAANDPGADNAPKALHNAALIYETQTKDLASASQMYVRVGREFPAWERSRDDMFHAAALNEDLLEFDQASSIYELYFDTYPDTADAEKALYNAGLIQEKSKNYARAIAIYTKYVSRFPDSPDSNELAISIARLNEEAGNKSAAQAAYTRFIAKHKEPNGLIEAYYKRGLYAQERGKRRDAEQNFKNAVDIFRRIEPQATAQSRHMAAEARFRMLESDYQGYLGIKLELPAQRMKRLLEDKARRWVALRDAYQEIVGFGDFEYATAAIYRIGAICVEFADTLYGAPIPEGLSPEEEDQYVVILEDQAAPVEQKAEEAFRLNVDKGKQARFRNEWIDKSYDMMVRYDFGIVQEKYEQFGLVDAQTPLSYGPLKEANSNIPTPVEEPEPAPAAQPEPPAEGGVQ